The following is a genomic window from Planctomycetia bacterium.
CATTCTGCTCCACACCGGATTGGGACGCGCGCCGTTGGCCGATGAGGCGATCGACGCGCTGGTCTCCGTGGCGCGCGGATATGCAAGCGTCGAGCTTGATCTCGCCAGCGGCGAACGTTCGCAGCGCATGGCCGCGGTCGAGGGACTGCTCAAAGAGCTGACTGGGGCCGAGGCGGCGCTCGTCATCAACAACAACGCCGGCGCGACGATGCTGACGCTGTCGGCCTTGTGCGCTGGGCGCGAGGTGATCGTCTCGCGCGGGCAGTTAATCGAGATCGGCGGCAGCTACCGCTTACCGGACGTGATGTCCACCAGCGGCGCGAAGCTGCGCGAAGTCGGCACGACGAACAAGACGCGCATTGACGACTACCGCCAGGCGATCGGCGAAACGACCGCCGCGCTCTTCCGCGCGCATACGAGCAACTACCGCATCGTCGGCTTCACGGCCGAGGCGAGTCTCGCCGAGTTGGTGGCGCTCGGGCGACAGCACTCGCTGCCGGTGATCGATGACATTGGCTCCGGCGCATTGATCGATCTCACCCCCTGGGGCGTAACCGGCGAACCGATGGCTTCCGCCAGTATCCGCCAGGGGGCCGACTTGGTGTTGTTCAGCGGCGACAAGTTGCTCGGCGGCCCGCAATGCGGCTGCATTGTCGGGCGGCGCGAGTTGGTCGAACGGATCGCCAAGCATCCGATGACTCGCGCGCTGCGCGTAGACAAGCTCACGCTTGCGGCACTTGCCGCGACGTTGCCGTTGTATCGCAAGCCGGAAGAAGCTCAGCAAAGAATCCCGCTGCTGCAACTGCTGACGACGCCGATCGAAAACCTAAAGCTGCGGGCGGAACGCCTCGCGACGCAATTGGCCGCGATCCCCTCGGTGCGCGCGGCCGCCGCAATGGAGGACGTTGCGTACCTCGGCGGTGGCTCGGTGCCCACACAACAAATCAAGACCTGGGCCGTGGCGCTAACGCCGGCGGAGTTGAGCGTCGACCGCTTCGCGCAGGCGCTACGCATCGGCACGCATTCGGTCGTGGGACGCATTCAGGATGGCAAGTTGCTGCTTGATTTGCGGAGCGTGTTCGCGCGGCAGGATCAGGATCTGGTGACGGCGGTGAGCCAGGTTGGCGGGCAAGAGGCGATGGTGGACAATTAGAGCCGTTAGTAGTTGCCATAGGCGATGATTGCATGTCCCATGTTGACGAAGCGCGATTTCCACTTTGGTCTCTGTTTGCGTTCGTGTTTTCATCGGCTTTGTCGCTCGGCGTGTGGAATTGGATGGATCGACGAGTCGATTGCCTCGAACGCGTTAGCAACATTGACGTGTTAGTGACCGTTGTTGCTGCCAGTCCACTCGTTTTCTGTTTGGTTCCGCGACGTTGGCTTCAGTTTCCGAGAGCGTTGTTCTTTCTCTGGCTGCCCTGGCCCAGCACGGCGATGATGATCGGGCTCCGCGATTTCAT
Proteins encoded in this region:
- the selA gene encoding L-seryl-tRNA(Sec) selenium transferase, giving the protein MPVNLLRNLPSVNELLESPPLRNLAARLSHSVVVTRARGVLEELRSELKTSASEASLPNVADLAERIARRILEGEQPSLRSVVNATGILLHTGLGRAPLADEAIDALVSVARGYASVELDLASGERSQRMAAVEGLLKELTGAEAALVINNNAGATMLTLSALCAGREVIVSRGQLIEIGGSYRLPDVMSTSGAKLREVGTTNKTRIDDYRQAIGETTAALFRAHTSNYRIVGFTAEASLAELVALGRQHSLPVIDDIGSGALIDLTPWGVTGEPMASASIRQGADLVLFSGDKLLGGPQCGCIVGRRELVERIAKHPMTRALRVDKLTLAALAATLPLYRKPEEAQQRIPLLQLLTTPIENLKLRAERLATQLAAIPSVRAAAAMEDVAYLGGGSVPTQQIKTWAVALTPAELSVDRFAQALRIGTHSVVGRIQDGKLLLDLRSVFARQDQDLVTAVSQVGGQEAMVDN